Proteins encoded in a region of the Ruegeria sp. AD91A genome:
- a CDS encoding cell division protein FtsQ/DivIB gives MRPLTARRALEIHRTKPVAGPDADFASADTEQRDGQPLLRLRGARVFFRAARRSDPAPSRLSYRLQRWMLTPGIRLGVKVGLPICAIAATVGIFFASQDRRDALAAYIADVRTSIQERPEFMVNLMAIDGAGTGLSEDIRAIVPLDFPISSWDLDVEQIRDTITGLDPVKSATVRIRPGGILQVNVVERQPVIVWRTHGGLELLDETGAHVKEATSRKDHADLPLIAGAGASDHVGEALELLQTSRSLGNRVRGLVRVGERRWDLVLDRGQRIMLPTERPVRALERVLAVNEVQDLLERDVAVVDMRLGQRPTIRMTKAASDDWWNTKVTVSNGQ, from the coding sequence ATGCGACCGCTGACCGCCAGACGCGCGTTGGAAATCCATCGAACCAAACCCGTTGCAGGCCCGGATGCGGATTTTGCATCGGCAGACACTGAACAGCGCGATGGTCAACCGCTTCTGCGTCTGCGTGGCGCGCGGGTGTTTTTCCGCGCGGCCCGTCGCAGCGACCCGGCGCCGTCGCGCCTCAGCTACCGGCTCCAGCGCTGGATGCTGACACCTGGCATTCGCCTTGGTGTCAAGGTCGGCCTGCCGATCTGCGCCATTGCTGCAACTGTCGGCATCTTCTTTGCCTCGCAGGACCGTCGCGACGCACTTGCCGCTTATATCGCCGATGTGCGCACTTCGATTCAGGAGCGCCCCGAATTCATGGTCAACCTGATGGCCATCGATGGGGCGGGAACCGGCCTGTCCGAGGACATCCGCGCAATTGTGCCGCTGGATTTCCCGATCAGTTCCTGGGATCTGGATGTGGAACAGATCCGCGACACGATCACCGGGCTGGACCCGGTAAAATCCGCAACCGTCAGAATCCGCCCCGGAGGCATCCTGCAAGTCAATGTCGTCGAGCGTCAGCCAGTAATTGTCTGGCGAACGCATGGCGGGCTCGAGCTTCTCGATGAGACAGGCGCGCATGTCAAGGAAGCCACTTCTCGCAAGGACCACGCTGATCTGCCGCTGATCGCGGGGGCGGGCGCCAGCGATCATGTGGGTGAAGCGCTGGAGCTTCTTCAGACCTCGCGCAGCCTGGGCAATCGCGTGCGCGGTCTGGTGCGCGTGGGAGAGCGGCGCTGGGATCTGGTGCTGGACCGTGGTCAGCGCATCATGCTGCCGACCGAACGTCCTGTGCGCGCGCTGGAACGCGTGCTTGCCGTGAACGAGGTGCAGGACCTTCTGGAACGTGACGTGGCCGTGGTCGACATGCGCCTCGGGCAGCGTCCAACCATCCGAATGACCAAAGCCGCCAGCGACGACTGGTGGAACACAAAAGTGACAGTGAGTAACGGGCAGTAA